The following are encoded in a window of Rhizobium sp. 11515TR genomic DNA:
- a CDS encoding MotB family protein, whose amino-acid sequence MSDGDQNQGKHEIIIVKRRGGDHEGGHGGAWKIAYADFMTAMMAFFLVMWLVNAANEETKASVASYFNPIKLADEKPTEKGLKKPVDQAQGEKNQQKSDKPQEKPNDGKSAKTGEDLTSTSGDQTNYSEADFFENPYSVLAEIAQEVGQQANVSAKGEGGAAQSGPATGADGGQAYRDPFDPDFWTKQVQVSSASKKANEEQSAKSDQSPRGEVIALSKATAADTGQPADQPQTPEQQPTVSQQQAAGKQQDKQTQPQQVTKTAAQSDASAPEDNAALPENKDVQPTKAQQQEAKDLQQTIQAEIKGVAGQLAEGLQVSAAEGGVLVTISDQTNDPMFNIGSAIPRREMVLAMEKIGKILAERKGSILIRGHTDGRPYMVGGRNDNWRLSLDRAQSAYYMLTSGGLDEKRIVQVSGFADRRLKLPTDPFNDANRRIEILIANPSNQAATDPAASGTQAPAKPASGKSKPSQGKQG is encoded by the coding sequence ATGAGCGACGGCGATCAAAATCAAGGCAAGCACGAGATTATCATCGTCAAACGCCGCGGCGGCGATCACGAAGGCGGCCATGGGGGCGCGTGGAAAATTGCCTATGCCGACTTCATGACGGCGATGATGGCCTTCTTCCTTGTCATGTGGCTGGTGAACGCCGCCAACGAGGAGACGAAGGCCTCGGTGGCCTCCTATTTCAATCCCATCAAGCTTGCCGACGAGAAGCCGACGGAAAAGGGCCTCAAGAAGCCGGTCGATCAGGCTCAGGGCGAAAAGAATCAGCAGAAGTCCGACAAGCCGCAGGAAAAGCCGAATGACGGCAAATCGGCCAAGACCGGTGAGGACCTGACCTCGACATCGGGCGATCAGACGAATTATTCCGAAGCGGATTTCTTCGAGAATCCCTATTCGGTCCTGGCCGAGATCGCACAGGAAGTCGGTCAGCAGGCCAATGTCAGCGCCAAGGGCGAGGGTGGGGCGGCTCAGTCGGGTCCAGCGACCGGTGCCGATGGCGGCCAGGCCTATCGCGATCCGTTCGATCCGGATTTCTGGACCAAGCAGGTGCAGGTTTCCAGCGCATCGAAGAAGGCGAACGAGGAACAGTCCGCCAAGTCGGATCAATCGCCTAGGGGCGAAGTCATCGCTCTGTCGAAGGCGACGGCTGCAGATACCGGCCAGCCGGCCGATCAGCCGCAGACGCCCGAACAGCAGCCGACGGTGAGCCAGCAGCAGGCGGCCGGCAAACAGCAGGACAAACAGACGCAGCCTCAACAGGTCACCAAGACCGCAGCGCAGAGCGACGCCTCCGCGCCTGAGGACAATGCCGCTTTGCCGGAGAACAAGGATGTTCAGCCGACGAAGGCGCAGCAGCAGGAAGCCAAGGATCTGCAGCAGACCATCCAGGCCGAGATCAAGGGTGTTGCCGGTCAGCTGGCCGAAGGGCTGCAGGTCAGCGCCGCGGAAGGCGGCGTGCTCGTAACGATCTCCGATCAGACCAACGATCCGATGTTCAATATCGGTTCGGCGATTCCCCGGCGCGAAATGGTGCTGGCGATGGAAAAGATCGGAAAGATCCTGGCGGAACGCAAAGGATCGATCCTGATCCGCGGCCATACCGACGGACGCCCCTATATGGTCGGCGGTCGCAATGATAACTGGCGCCTGTCGCTCGATCGCGCCCAGAGCGCCTATTACATGCTGACGAGCGGCGGGCTGGACGAGAAGCGGATCGTTCAAGTGTCCGGTTTTGCGGACAGGCGTCTGAAACTGCCCACCGATCCTTTCAACGATGCCAACCGCCGTATCGAGATCCTGATCGCTAACCCCTCGAACCAAGCGGCGACGGATCCCGCGGCTTCGGGAACGCAGGCTCCTGCGAAGCCCGCTTCAGGCAAGAGCAAGCCGAGCCAAGGCAAGCAGGGATAG
- a CDS encoding flagellin N-terminal helical domain-containing protein, translating to MTSILTNDAAMSALQTLRSINTNLQDTQSRVSSGYKVAKAADNAAYWSIATTMRSDNSALSAVSDALGLGAAKVDTAYTAMDNAITVVQQIKDKLVAATENSVSKADVQEEVTQLQQQLESIAQSASFSGQNWMYAVDGASASVVSSFVRNNDGTVSVNSTSYAFDTSSQGNVLFGANSSGTIDTSSGILGSKQTISGNDYSVFSLDITNMTSGDIGLAMNLVQGALNAMNSTASQLGSLSTRIDLQTSFVSTLRDTIDSGVGKLVDADMEEESSRLSALQTQQQLAIQSLQIANTSAQNVLALFK from the coding sequence ATGACCAGCATCCTTACCAACGACGCGGCAATGTCCGCCCTCCAGACCCTGCGCTCCATCAATACGAACCTGCAGGATACGCAGAGCCGCGTTTCCTCGGGCTACAAGGTGGCCAAGGCAGCCGACAATGCCGCCTATTGGTCGATCGCGACTACCATGCGATCCGACAATAGCGCGCTTTCAGCCGTCTCGGACGCATTGGGCCTAGGCGCGGCAAAGGTCGACACCGCCTATACGGCAATGGACAACGCCATCACGGTCGTTCAGCAGATCAAGGACAAGCTCGTCGCGGCGACGGAAAACAGCGTGTCGAAGGCCGACGTCCAGGAAGAGGTCACGCAGCTGCAACAGCAGCTGGAGAGCATTGCGCAATCCGCATCCTTCTCCGGGCAGAACTGGATGTATGCGGTCGATGGCGCCTCCGCCTCCGTCGTCTCCTCCTTCGTGCGCAACAATGACGGTACGGTTTCCGTCAACAGCACCAGCTACGCCTTCGATACCAGCTCGCAGGGCAACGTCCTGTTCGGCGCGAACAGCAGCGGGACGATCGATACGAGCTCGGGCATCCTCGGCAGCAAGCAGACCATCAGCGGCAACGACTATTCCGTCTTCAGCCTCGATATCACCAACATGACGAGCGGCGATATCGGTTTGGCGATGAACCTGGTGCAGGGTGCCCTCAACGCCATGAACAGCACGGCTTCGCAGCTCGGCTCTCTCTCGACCCGCATCGATCTGCAGACGAGCTTCGTCTCCACTCTGCGCGATACCATCGATTCCGGCGTCGGCAAGCTCGTCGACGCGGATATGGAAGAAGAATCGAGCAGGCTCTCGGCGCTGCAGACCCAGCAGCAGCTGGCCATCCAGTCGCTGCAGATTGCCAACACGAGCGCGCAGAATGTTCTTGCTCTCTTCAAGTGA
- a CDS encoding pyridoxal phosphate-dependent decarboxylase family protein, which produces MFSLQDGGWAAVDRQERTSLDPDDWQALRRQGHQMLDDMFDHLQTLGAKPVWQHAPASARALFDAPLPVEASDLADVHAIFRENILPYGSGNIHPGFMGWVQGGGTVTGMLAEMLAGGLNANLGGRDHMPIEVERQIIRWTREIFSFPETAGGIFLTGASQANFVAVQIARCRKLGRDVRATGLSDESRLVAYASNEVHGCVPRAFEMSGIGSAQLRRIAVNNLGQIDIKALEQAILRDRREGLVPFLVIGSAGTVNTGAVDDLAGLRHIADSYDLHFHIDGALGALGVLSPDLAHLFAGIDSCDSLAFDFHKWGQVPYDAGFLLVRDSEWQRQTFASDAAYLSRAASGLAGGDWWPCDYGPDLSRGFRALKTWFTLKTYGVKALGDAISANCRLAHRLAERIEQEPRLTLLAPVALNIVCFAYVGEDGTVPAFVNSQIVERLHAEGRVAPSLTHLNGQQAIRAAIVNHRTRHADIDELVHSVLTIGSQQDLPQC; this is translated from the coding sequence ATGTTCAGTTTGCAGGACGGCGGATGGGCGGCGGTTGATCGCCAAGAGCGAACAAGCCTCGACCCCGACGACTGGCAGGCTCTGCGCAGGCAGGGTCATCAGATGCTCGACGACATGTTCGATCATCTCCAGACGCTCGGAGCAAAGCCGGTCTGGCAACACGCCCCCGCCTCCGCCCGCGCCCTGTTCGATGCGCCGCTGCCGGTCGAAGCGAGCGACCTGGCCGATGTCCACGCCATTTTTCGGGAAAATATCCTCCCCTATGGCAGCGGCAATATTCATCCGGGTTTCATGGGCTGGGTCCAGGGCGGCGGCACGGTTACCGGCATGCTAGCCGAAATGCTCGCCGGCGGGTTGAATGCCAATCTCGGCGGACGCGACCATATGCCGATCGAAGTCGAGCGTCAGATCATCCGGTGGACACGCGAGATCTTTTCCTTTCCGGAAACGGCAGGCGGCATTTTCCTCACGGGCGCATCACAGGCCAATTTCGTCGCGGTGCAGATCGCCAGATGCCGGAAGCTCGGCCGCGATGTGCGCGCAACCGGTCTGTCCGACGAATCCCGGCTCGTCGCCTATGCCTCGAACGAGGTTCATGGCTGCGTTCCCCGCGCGTTCGAAATGTCCGGCATCGGCAGCGCTCAGCTCCGGCGCATTGCCGTCAATAACCTTGGCCAGATCGATATCAAAGCGCTGGAACAGGCGATCCTTCGCGACAGGCGGGAGGGTCTTGTGCCGTTCCTCGTCATCGGCAGTGCGGGAACGGTCAATACGGGCGCCGTCGACGACCTCGCCGGTTTGCGACATATCGCCGACAGCTACGATCTTCACTTTCACATCGACGGCGCGCTGGGCGCACTTGGCGTGTTGAGCCCCGACCTTGCGCATCTGTTCGCAGGGATCGACAGTTGCGATTCGCTCGCTTTCGATTTTCACAAATGGGGCCAGGTGCCATACGATGCCGGCTTCCTGCTCGTGCGCGACAGCGAATGGCAGCGGCAGACCTTTGCTTCGGATGCCGCCTATCTCAGCCGCGCAGCCAGCGGGCTTGCAGGCGGAGACTGGTGGCCCTGCGACTACGGTCCCGATCTGTCGCGCGGCTTCAGGGCGCTGAAAACCTGGTTCACGCTGAAAACCTACGGCGTCAAAGCTCTCGGAGACGCCATAAGCGCCAACTGCCGGCTGGCCCATAGACTGGCCGAGCGCATCGAACAGGAGCCTCGGCTGACATTGCTCGCACCGGTCGCGCTCAATATCGTCTGCTTCGCCTATGTGGGCGAGGATGGAACTGTACCTGCATTCGTCAACTCCCAGATCGTCGAGCGGCTGCATGCCGAAGGCCGCGTCGCTCCATCCCTGACCCATCTGAACGGACAGCAGGCAATCCGCGCCGCGATCGTGAACCATCGCACGCGACACGCGGATATCGACGAGCTCGTTCATAGCGTTTTGACAATCGGCTCCCAACAGGATCTCCCCCAATGCTGA
- the fliK gene encoding flagellar hook-length control protein FliK codes for MNDIGVSGASSGADILAVAKGTRSPKQDDGKGFIDALTSSLGNGRKSAGSNTGTDVATDANTTTGDNADDDTGAVKTAASNLAAITLTIDDSANAGVGMIDTSGANLANPAGLAKGAKASQPAGVASLSKSLIELQKAASAAAEGEATPADGAQPAAVADPTAPTIDAGKMQVPPTALDQLAEIAQQLADVATTDGQTPPVKGDGKMPAVKDAKDVQSTDDGKSGSTQGSQPANTISDALSLLNVAQPIVATQVSTTQASTTLAGKATDDAKVQTLPSGKAALADDASDTALTLPDDGKGADAAQTFRLTRADGRGSALDLSISKSGDDIADVKVGAAAGGDAVAVTVLDSRRYLGLAANSNSALVAGTLAGDHEWSAAMQPGSALSNAANLTSTGKVVNTLKIQLRPDNLGDVTATMRLSGDQLSVDLKVQTSEAYRQLHADQSRMVDALRAQGYQVDNITVSMASNADQQSDGGRNSGSNQPQQQSLLNQGQGGDARPRGQNYSGQQANGNDGNRSSGERGVEDSAAGGVQRSRSGAVYL; via the coding sequence ATGAACGACATCGGTGTGTCTGGCGCCTCATCGGGGGCGGATATTCTTGCTGTTGCCAAAGGCACTCGCTCACCAAAACAGGATGACGGCAAGGGTTTTATCGATGCTCTGACCAGTTCGCTCGGTAATGGACGCAAATCGGCCGGCTCGAATACCGGAACTGACGTGGCGACCGATGCGAACACGACAACCGGTGACAATGCGGATGACGACACTGGCGCGGTGAAGACTGCAGCGAGCAATCTCGCCGCGATAACCCTCACCATCGATGACAGCGCCAATGCCGGAGTTGGAATGATCGATACGTCCGGAGCCAATCTCGCCAATCCCGCCGGCCTTGCCAAGGGTGCGAAAGCTTCGCAGCCCGCCGGTGTCGCCTCGCTCTCGAAATCGCTGATCGAGTTGCAGAAGGCAGCCTCCGCCGCTGCCGAAGGCGAAGCGACCCCTGCTGATGGCGCTCAGCCGGCCGCAGTCGCCGATCCCACCGCGCCGACGATTGACGCCGGCAAGATGCAGGTGCCCCCGACGGCGCTCGATCAGCTGGCCGAGATCGCTCAGCAACTGGCCGATGTCGCGACGACTGACGGTCAGACGCCGCCGGTCAAGGGTGACGGTAAGATGCCCGCCGTGAAGGATGCAAAGGATGTCCAGTCCACGGATGATGGTAAGTCTGGATCGACGCAAGGCAGTCAGCCGGCCAATACGATTTCCGATGCATTGTCGCTGTTGAACGTTGCGCAGCCCATTGTTGCGACGCAGGTTAGCACGACCCAGGCCAGCACGACGCTGGCGGGCAAGGCAACAGACGATGCCAAGGTCCAGACATTGCCATCGGGCAAAGCCGCCCTCGCGGACGATGCCTCGGACACGGCCTTGACGCTGCCAGATGACGGCAAGGGAGCTGATGCCGCGCAAACATTCCGCCTGACGCGGGCGGATGGCCGTGGCAGCGCGCTCGACCTATCGATCAGCAAGAGCGGCGATGACATTGCCGATGTCAAAGTCGGTGCTGCTGCGGGCGGCGATGCGGTGGCCGTCACCGTGCTGGATTCGCGCCGCTATCTCGGGCTTGCCGCCAATTCCAACTCGGCACTGGTTGCTGGAACCCTGGCGGGCGACCACGAATGGTCGGCGGCGATGCAGCCAGGCTCGGCGCTCTCCAATGCCGCGAACCTGACCAGCACCGGCAAGGTCGTCAATACGCTGAAGATCCAGCTGCGCCCCGACAATCTCGGCGACGTGACGGCAACCATGCGGCTCTCCGGAGACCAGCTGAGCGTCGATCTGAAGGTTCAGACGAGCGAAGCCTACAGGCAGCTTCACGCCGATCAAAGCCGCATGGTCGATGCATTGCGCGCACAAGGCTATCAGGTCGACAATATCACCGTCTCCATGGCGTCCAATGCCGACCAGCAGTCGGATGGCGGCCGCAATTCCGGATCGAACCAGCCACAGCAGCAGTCCCTTTTGAACCAGGGACAGGGGGGCGACGCACGCCCCAGAGGCCAGAACTATTCAGGGCAGCAGGCAAATGGAAACGATGGCAATCGCAGTTCGGGTGAGCGCGGTGTTGAGGACAGCGCTGCTGGTGGCGTGCAGCGTTCTCGCTCTGGGGCGGTTTACCTCTGA
- the flgK gene encoding flagellar hook-associated protein FlgK, which yields MSLTTALNNAQAIFNNTGTQSSVVSNNIANANNTNYSRRQAVVTTNMAGAQVVQIARSSEPALQKAYLSSASSDSAQQLLLNAYSNLQSATLGGNDNEIAPATYLSAFQDAMQNYAGSPSNATAAQSAINAAQSLATSLNNATTAVQSARTDADKQISSDVDTLNSLLKQFQTANDAVKSATTTAGPTSSALADAMDQRDSILNQISKIVGVTTVTRGNNDMALYTTSGTTLFETIPRSVTFQPTSTYTADTTGNSVYIDGVALTPGQGANTTAQGTLQAALQIRDDVAPTYQTQLDEMARGLVTVFAETNSDSSKPTLPGLFTWSGGTVPASGTAVTGLAGSITVNSKLITSQGGDPTLLRDGGINNDSTTGETGYTKNTSGDSGYSTQLDGFITAMNTKMAFDPAAGSDTNATLMDYSASSIGWLEGQRSTATTAGENTSAALSRSSSAYSNATGVNLDEELTLMMDIEQSYKAGTKILNAVNEMLQSVLDIAS from the coding sequence ATGTCGCTCACAACAGCTCTCAATAACGCGCAGGCAATATTCAACAATACCGGCACGCAGAGCAGCGTCGTGTCGAACAATATCGCCAATGCCAACAACACGAATTATTCGCGTCGTCAGGCGGTGGTGACGACCAACATGGCTGGCGCTCAAGTGGTGCAGATTGCCCGCAGCAGCGAACCGGCATTACAGAAGGCCTATCTCAGCTCGGCCTCGTCGGATTCGGCACAGCAGCTGCTGCTGAATGCCTACAGCAATCTTCAGTCTGCCACGCTCGGCGGCAACGACAACGAGATCGCGCCGGCGACCTATCTGTCGGCATTTCAGGATGCGATGCAGAATTACGCGGGATCGCCATCCAACGCGACGGCGGCGCAATCTGCGATCAATGCGGCTCAGAGCCTGGCGACATCGCTCAACAATGCCACCACGGCAGTGCAGAGCGCCCGTACCGACGCCGACAAGCAGATCAGCTCCGACGTCGATACGCTGAACAGCCTGCTGAAACAGTTCCAGACCGCCAACGACGCGGTGAAATCGGCAACGACCACGGCTGGCCCGACATCGAGCGCCCTTGCCGATGCAATGGACCAGCGCGATTCGATCCTGAACCAGATTTCGAAGATTGTCGGCGTGACAACCGTGACGCGCGGCAACAACGACATGGCGCTTTACACCACGAGCGGAACGACCCTCTTCGAGACCATTCCGCGCTCGGTGACGTTCCAGCCGACGAGCACCTACACGGCAGATACGACAGGCAACAGCGTTTACATCGATGGCGTTGCCCTGACTCCGGGCCAGGGTGCGAATACGACAGCACAAGGCACACTTCAGGCGGCACTTCAGATTCGCGATGATGTTGCGCCGACCTATCAGACGCAGCTCGACGAAATGGCTCGAGGGCTGGTTACGGTCTTTGCGGAAACGAACAGCGATTCTTCAAAACCGACTCTGCCTGGCCTGTTCACCTGGAGCGGTGGCACCGTTCCGGCCAGCGGTACGGCAGTCACGGGCTTGGCGGGCTCGATAACCGTTAATTCGAAATTAATCACGTCTCAAGGTGGTGACCCGACGTTGCTACGTGATGGTGGTATTAATAACGATAGTACCACTGGTGAAACCGGTTACACCAAGAATACCAGCGGCGATAGCGGATATTCCACGCAGCTTGATGGCTTCATCACTGCCATGAATACGAAGATGGCGTTCGATCCCGCCGCTGGCTCCGACACCAATGCCACGCTCATGGATTATTCGGCGAGCTCGATCGGTTGGCTCGAGGGCCAGCGCAGCACGGCAACGACGGCGGGGGAAAATACCTCTGCTGCTCTCTCGCGCTCCTCGAGCGCCTATTCGAATGCGACGGGCGTCAATCTCGATGAAGAACTGACGCTGATGATGGATATCGAACAGTCCTACAAGGCTGGAACGAAGATATTGAACGCAGTCAATGAAATGCTTCAATCGGTACTGGATATTGCGAGCTAA
- the rem gene encoding transcriptional activator Rem, translating to MIVVVDERELVKDGYTSLFGREGIPSTGFDPREFGEWVTTAAEGDIAAVEAFLIGQGQQVHELPRAIRDRTTAPVIAVSDQPSLEATLALFDCGVDDVVRKPVHPREILARAAAIRRRLKAISNYTDIGPIRVFADGRDPEINGSVFALPRRERRILEYLIANRGRRVTKTQIFNAIYGIFDEEVEENVVESHISKLRKKLRKKLGFDPVDSKRFLGYCIDWS from the coding sequence ATGATCGTAGTGGTTGATGAGCGAGAGCTCGTTAAGGACGGATATACATCACTGTTTGGACGCGAGGGCATCCCTTCGACGGGATTTGATCCGCGTGAATTCGGCGAATGGGTGACGACGGCAGCAGAGGGTGATATTGCTGCCGTGGAAGCCTTTCTGATCGGGCAGGGTCAGCAGGTGCATGAGCTTCCAAGGGCGATTCGCGACCGGACGACAGCACCTGTTATCGCGGTGAGCGACCAGCCCTCGCTGGAAGCCACGCTTGCACTTTTCGATTGTGGCGTCGACGATGTTGTGCGCAAGCCGGTGCATCCTCGCGAAATTCTTGCCAGGGCCGCGGCGATCCGCCGCCGCTTGAAGGCGATCAGCAACTATACCGATATCGGCCCCATTCGCGTCTTTGCAGATGGCCGCGATCCGGAAATCAACGGTTCCGTATTCGCCTTGCCGCGCCGCGAGCGCCGCATCCTCGAATATTTGATCGCCAATCGCGGTCGCCGTGTGACGAAGACCCAGATCTTCAACGCCATCTACGGCATCTTCGACGAGGAAGTCGAAGAGAACGTCGTCGAAAGCCATATTTCGAAGCTGCGCAAGAAGCTGCGCAAGAAGCTCGGCTTCGACCCGGTCGATTCGAAGCGCTTCCTCGGCTACTGCATCGACTGGAGCTGA
- a CDS encoding flagellin N-terminal helical domain-containing protein — translation MSNVTTNPTTSAALTVLRGINKDLDVVQQQVSSGYRIQTASDDPTYWSMATTMRSDQSSLSTITDALGLGASKVDTASTAMDTVVSLLTQIQSKLVSAKEPGTDKNAINSDIQQLKNQLQSVTQSASFSGENWIYNTEQQPSTQQSVISNFTRGTGGQISFTTISYDSSQTLMVDTVKPERGLLTKNVDASAFDTSGSSTPRNYYLLSATGGTTPTGGTEIALSSSTTDDELTDMINVTNSLLKSATSADSTLGLMKSNIDDQSDYISKLSDAIKSSVGDLVDTNMEEASARQSALQTAQQMGVQALSIANSMASKVLIILQSK, via the coding sequence ATGAGCAATGTGACGACGAATCCCACCACGTCGGCGGCGCTGACCGTGTTGCGCGGTATCAACAAAGATCTCGATGTCGTGCAGCAGCAGGTCTCGTCCGGTTACCGCATTCAGACGGCGAGCGACGATCCTACCTATTGGTCGATGGCGACCACCATGCGCTCGGACCAGAGCAGCCTTTCCACGATTACGGACGCGCTAGGCCTCGGTGCCTCCAAGGTCGATACCGCATCCACCGCCATGGACACGGTCGTCAGCCTGCTGACCCAGATTCAGTCCAAGCTGGTTTCGGCAAAGGAGCCAGGCACCGACAAGAACGCTATCAACTCCGACATCCAGCAGCTCAAGAACCAGCTGCAATCCGTCACTCAGTCGGCATCCTTTTCCGGCGAGAACTGGATCTACAATACGGAGCAGCAACCCTCCACCCAGCAGTCGGTGATCAGCAACTTCACGCGTGGAACGGGCGGCCAGATCAGCTTCACGACGATCAGCTATGACAGTTCCCAGACCTTGATGGTCGATACTGTCAAACCCGAGCGGGGTTTGTTGACGAAGAATGTTGATGCAAGCGCCTTCGATACGTCGGGCAGCAGCACGCCTCGCAATTATTACCTCCTCTCCGCCACCGGCGGCACGACGCCGACGGGCGGAACCGAGATCGCCCTATCGAGCAGCACGACCGATGACGAACTGACCGATATGATCAATGTCACCAACTCGCTCCTGAAGTCGGCAACATCGGCGGATTCGACATTGGGTCTGATGAAGTCGAACATCGACGATCAGTCGGATTATATTTCCAAGCTCAGCGATGCCATCAAGAGCAGCGTCGGCGATCTCGTCGACACGAATATGGAAGAGGCTTCTGCCCGGCAGAGTGCCCTGCAGACGGCTCAGCAGATGGGTGTGCAGGCACTGTCGATCGCCAATAGCATGGCGAGCAAGGTGCTGATTATCCTCCAGTCGAAATGA
- the motC gene encoding chemotaxis protein MotC yields the protein MARKQHRHHLALTLTLGMLMPGGASAEGQDNLPLYKMLRSLEFVQDSVVAGDSSAGEMQRFLLATIDERLRNADKSIFEDNRNVDAALIYTMSGGNPETLEYLMSRDVNGNFDNRVADVLRKYLNGKGLLVVNTLVDISKEYRDKPIGPYLSLVAGNVMSGKNAKAALPLYDWARLMAPGTIVEESALRRSLALCADAGMVPQGLDYAQRYTRRFLHSPYASQFADLFVQLVVDHDSDVKQQDIIDILSFMDPPRQREIYLRMARRAAIAGKADLAALAANRAQAISNDGGDAFGALANFYGGVAGISTPEWKSAINDVNQMPAGELNARDRALRDAAKAVAAEILRTPDAASLGQGNVPNLPNQQKTEHDAAVTNQAGGQSPGTAGVEQGAPANAAPAPEGGRQEADSSFNAFVTTSRSKLDAIDGLLKQESH from the coding sequence ATGGCGCGCAAACAGCATCGTCATCACCTTGCGCTCACGCTCACTCTCGGCATGTTGATGCCAGGGGGTGCAAGCGCTGAGGGGCAGGACAACCTGCCGCTCTACAAGATGCTGCGCTCGCTTGAATTCGTCCAGGATTCCGTTGTTGCCGGCGACAGTTCCGCTGGAGAGATGCAGCGCTTTCTACTCGCCACCATAGACGAGCGCTTGCGCAATGCGGACAAATCCATATTCGAGGACAACCGTAACGTCGATGCGGCCCTGATCTACACCATGAGCGGCGGCAATCCCGAAACGCTCGAATATCTGATGTCGCGTGACGTCAATGGTAATTTCGACAATCGCGTTGCGGATGTTCTAAGGAAATACCTGAACGGCAAGGGTCTGCTCGTCGTCAACACGCTTGTCGATATCTCCAAGGAATATCGCGACAAGCCGATCGGCCCCTACCTCTCGTTGGTTGCCGGCAATGTCATGTCGGGCAAGAACGCCAAGGCCGCCTTACCGCTTTACGACTGGGCGCGGCTGATGGCGCCCGGCACGATCGTCGAGGAATCGGCGCTACGCCGCTCGCTGGCTCTCTGCGCCGATGCAGGCATGGTGCCGCAAGGGCTCGATTATGCGCAGCGTTATACGCGGCGCTTCCTGCACTCGCCCTACGCCAGCCAGTTTGCCGATCTTTTCGTGCAGCTGGTGGTGGATCACGATTCCGATGTCAAGCAACAGGACATCATCGACATCCTGTCCTTCATGGACCCGCCGAGACAGCGGGAGATCTATCTGCGCATGGCGCGCCGTGCCGCGATCGCCGGCAAGGCCGATCTTGCCGCGCTGGCGGCCAACCGCGCCCAAGCGATCTCCAATGACGGCGGCGATGCCTTCGGCGCGCTGGCGAACTTCTATGGCGGCGTGGCGGGCATATCCACGCCTGAATGGAAGTCGGCGATCAACGATGTGAACCAGATGCCGGCGGGCGAACTGAATGCGCGCGACCGGGCTCTGCGCGACGCCGCAAAGGCTGTGGCGGCGGAGATACTGCGCACGCCCGACGCTGCAAGCCTCGGGCAAGGCAATGTTCCTAACTTGCCCAACCAACAGAAGACTGAACACGATGCTGCTGTGACGAATCAAGCGGGAGGCCAATCTCCCGGCACGGCGGGTGTTGAGCAGGGAGCCCCGGCAAACGCGGCTCCCGCCCCGGAAGGAGGGCGGCAGGAGGCCGACTCTTCGTTCAACGCATTCGTCACGACGAGCCGCTCGAAGCTGGATGCCATCGACGGCCTGTTGAAGCAGGAAAGTCATTGA
- a CDS encoding lytic transglycosylase domain-containing protein has protein sequence MAIAVRVSAVLRTALLVACSVLALGRFTSEAHASGNPAPPDNGAAGLCEREIQSAAAKYGIPEGILYSVGLTETGRKGSLYPYALNVEGRPIFPPSEDAALQVFAAARQNGAKLIDVGCMQINQYFHGENFTSVNAMFDPRSNVEYAAKFLRNLHDRHETWTMAVARYHAGPNNDPAQKVYVCRVIANLVATGYGKWTPNAATFCRE, from the coding sequence ATGGCAATCGCAGTTCGGGTGAGCGCGGTGTTGAGGACAGCGCTGCTGGTGGCGTGCAGCGTTCTCGCTCTGGGGCGGTTTACCTCTGAGGCGCATGCCTCGGGCAATCCGGCACCGCCTGACAATGGTGCCGCAGGTCTTTGCGAACGCGAAATCCAGTCTGCCGCCGCGAAATACGGAATACCGGAAGGGATTCTTTATTCGGTAGGTCTGACGGAAACGGGTCGCAAGGGATCGCTCTATCCCTATGCTCTCAATGTCGAGGGGCGTCCGATCTTTCCGCCATCAGAGGACGCCGCCCTGCAGGTATTCGCCGCCGCACGGCAGAACGGGGCAAAGCTTATCGATGTCGGCTGCATGCAGATCAATCAGTATTTCCACGGCGAAAACTTTACATCCGTCAACGCCATGTTCGACCCACGTAGCAATGTCGAGTATGCCGCAAAGTTTCTCCGCAATTTGCATGACAGGCATGAGACCTGGACGATGGCGGTAGCTAGATACCATGCTGGCCCGAACAATGACCCCGCTCAGAAGGTCTATGTCTGCCGCGTCATCGCCAATCTGGTCGCCACAGGCTATGGGAAATGGACGCCCAATGCGGCGACGTTCTGCCGGGAGTAA